The Bradysia coprophila strain Holo2 chromosome X unlocalized genomic scaffold, BU_Bcop_v1 contig_12, whole genome shotgun sequence genome window below encodes:
- the LOC119067205 gene encoding stress response protein NST1-like isoform X1, whose protein sequence is MESSSDDELTARFCSQMGRGSSEETSNSDNTGIRSFYFKDDEDNKTSIDDGSMEFAMFHLDISSSRPSSPDDVGCLTYNINKPDTEFLKRLDQLKKEAFNNWLEGKLNLKKKQRKEALLAEQRLKEEKEKEEQKQQIIREKKLVEWLNRKKVEKEQSSVEHQNPNETAEKTTFFTETKADQTKLNFDAWKTKKLEKKKVIRAKEQKEAREQEQARELQRSMSLEKHKMWLKTAHEKPRPVPLNQGLLSLRGSLYPPINCNPPWISNI, encoded by the exons ATGGAGTCCTCTTCAGACGATGAACTAACCGCCAGATTCTGTTCTCAAATGGGTAGAGGTAGTAGCGAGGAAACCTCTAATTCAGAcaa CACAGGGATTCGCagcttttattttaaagatgaTGAGGATAATAAAACGTCAATCGATGATGGCTCCATGGAATTTGCAATGTTTCACTTAGATATATCGTCATCCCGACCATCGAGTCCTGATGATGTTGGATGCTTAACATACAATATAAACAAACCGGACACAGAGTTTTTGAAGCGATTGGATCAACTGAAAAAAGAAGCGTTTAACAATTGGCTGGAGGGGAAACT aaatttgaagaaaaaacagCGAAAAGAAGCACTTTTAGCCGAACAAAGGctcaaagaagaaaaagaaaaagaggaacaaaaacaacaaataattcgAGAGAAGAAACTGGTTGAATGGTTGAATCGAAAGAAGGTGGAAAAGGAACAGTCGTCGGTGGAGCATCAAAATCCGAACGAAACTGCGGAGAAAACGACATTTTTCACCGAAACGAAGgctgatcaaacaaaattgaatttcgatgcgtggaaaaccaaaaaattggaaaagaaaaaagttatCAGGGCAAAAGAACAGAAAGAGGCTCGCGAACAAGAACAGGCCAGAGAACTGCAAAGAAGTATGTCGTTGGAAAAGCATAAGATGTGGTTGAAGACAGCCCACGAGAAGCCGCGACCAGTTCCGTTGAACCAAGGCCTGTTGAGTTTAAGGGGCTCATTATATCCACCAATCAATTGCAATCCGCCTTGGATTTCGAATATATGA
- the LOC119067205 gene encoding coiled-coil domain-containing protein 34-like isoform X2 → MEFAMFHLDISSSRPSSPDDVGCLTYNINKPDTEFLKRLDQLKKEAFNNWLEGKLNLKKKQRKEALLAEQRLKEEKEKEEQKQQIIREKKLVEWLNRKKVEKEQSSVEHQNPNETAEKTTFFTETKADQTKLNFDAWKTKKLEKKKVIRAKEQKEAREQEQARELQRSMSLEKHKMWLKTAHEKPRPVPLNQGLLSLRGSLYPPINCNPPWISNI, encoded by the exons ATGGAATTTGCAATGTTTCACTTAGATATATCGTCATCCCGACCATCGAGTCCTGATGATGTTGGATGCTTAACATACAATATAAACAAACCGGACACAGAGTTTTTGAAGCGATTGGATCAACTGAAAAAAGAAGCGTTTAACAATTGGCTGGAGGGGAAACT aaatttgaagaaaaaacagCGAAAAGAAGCACTTTTAGCCGAACAAAGGctcaaagaagaaaaagaaaaagaggaacaaaaacaacaaataattcgAGAGAAGAAACTGGTTGAATGGTTGAATCGAAAGAAGGTGGAAAAGGAACAGTCGTCGGTGGAGCATCAAAATCCGAACGAAACTGCGGAGAAAACGACATTTTTCACCGAAACGAAGgctgatcaaacaaaattgaatttcgatgcgtggaaaaccaaaaaattggaaaagaaaaaagttatCAGGGCAAAAGAACAGAAAGAGGCTCGCGAACAAGAACAGGCCAGAGAACTGCAAAGAAGTATGTCGTTGGAAAAGCATAAGATGTGGTTGAAGACAGCCCACGAGAAGCCGCGACCAGTTCCGTTGAACCAAGGCCTGTTGAGTTTAAGGGGCTCATTATATCCACCAATCAATTGCAATCCGCCTTGGATTTCGAATATATGA